The genomic segment GCTCCGTGCGCAGCTCGCGCAGCATCGGCCGGACATCGGTGTGGTACGCGTCCATCAGGACTCCGTTGGCGCCGAGCACGTCCCCGGCGGCCTGCGCGGCGGCCAGCGCCCCGGCGTCGACCAGCAGCGCCTTGGCGGTCGCCTCCTGCACGTTGAGCACCGAGCGGATCTGGGCCGGGATCTTCGGCTCGATGTTGTGGCACTGGTCGAGCATGAAGTTGACGCCCGACTCCGGCCGCAGCGCGTCGGCCAGCACGATCTCGTGCATGATCCGGAACAGCTGGAACGGGTCGGCGGCGCCGACCATCAGGTCGTCGTCGGCGTAGAACCGGGAGTTGAAGTCGAACGCCCCGAGCTTCTCCTCCCGGAGCAGGAACGCCACGATGAACTCGATGTTCGTGCCCGGGGCGTGGTGCCCGGTGTCGATCACCACCTGCGCCTTCGGCCCCAGCCGCCGGCAGTGCGCGTACGCGGTGCCCCAGTCCGGCACGTCCATCGTGTAGAAGGCCGGCTCGAAGAGCTTGTACTCCAGCAGCATCCGCTGCCCGTCGGCGAGCCGGTCGTAGACCGCCGACAACGCCTGTGCCAACCGGTCCTGCCGGGCCCGGATGCTGTCCTGGCCCGGGTAGTTGGTGCCGTCGGCGAACCACAGCTTCAGGTCCCGCGACCCGGTGGCGTCCATGATGTCCACGCACTCGAGCAGGTGGTCCAGCGCCTTGCGGCGCACCCGCGGGTCCGGGTGGGTGACGCTGCCGAGCCGGTAGTCGTCGTCCTGGAACACGTTGCTGTTTATGGCGCCGATCCGCATGCCGTGGTCCGCCGCGTACGACGCCAGCTCGCCGTAGTCGTCCACCCGGTCCCACGGGATGTGCAGGGACACGATCGGTGCGATCCCGGTGTGGGCGTGCACCCGGGCCGCGTCGGCGATCTTTTCCTGCGGGGTGCGGGGGACCCCGGCCTGCGCGAACACCTTGAACCGGGTGCCGGAGTTGCCGTACGCCCAGGACGGCACCTCGATCCGCTGCGCCCGCAGGGCGGCCCGGACCGCCGGCGGCGGGCTGACGGGTTGCGTCATGTCACGCCTCTCGTGGCTGGGGAGCCGGTGGTGGTTCGGACCCGGCCGCCGGGTCGCCGTCGATGGCGGCGAGCTGGTCGTCGAGGTTGAAGATCTCGTCGAGCACCGGGAAGCCCTCGTCCGGGCGGCGCCCGTCGAGCCCGACGAAGAACGGCGCCATCTCGGCCTGCCAGCGCGCGTTCACCTCGGTGCGTTCCATGGCGGCCAGCGAGGCGGCCAGGTCGGCGGTGCGGAAGTGCCCGACCAGCAGGCCATCGTCGTGCAGGAACAGCGAGTAGTCGTGCCAGCCGGCGGCGCGCAGGGCGGTGAGCATCTCGGGCCAGACGGCGGCGTGCCGTCGGCGGTATTCGGCAAGCAGGTCGGGCCGGACCCGCAGCACGAAGCAGACTCTCCGCACGGCAGCCTCCCCGAATGAACCGTTTCAAGAACCGCGCCTTCAACATACGAGCGTGGTCGCCACACTGTCAAGGAAGCGCGATCGGGGGGCGCTGGGTCAGCCGGCCGGCCGGGCGTACCGGCTGGACTCCCGGACCACCAGCTCCGGCTCGAAGACCACCTGCTGGTGGCGGTGGCCGGTCGGGTCCTCCGTCTCGTCCAGCAGCAGCTGCGCGGCGGTCTGGCCGAGGCGCTGCCGGGGCTGGCGGACCGAGGAGAGTGGGACCGCGGCGGCTGCCGCGAAGTCGATGTCGTCGTAGCCGACCAGCGCGATCTCCTCGGGCACCCGGACCTGCTGGCGGGTCAGCTCCTGCAGGATGCCCAGCGCCAACAGGTCGTTGGCGCAGAACACCGCGGTGGCCCGCCCCGAGCGGGGCTGCCCGAGGATCCGGGCGGCGGCGTCCCGCCCGGCGGCCACGGTCAGGCTGGGAGTGTCGAACCGGCGCAGGTCGCCCTCGTCGCGACCGGCGTCGCGCAGCGCCCGGACCGCGCCGGTCCACCGGTCCCGGACCTGTTCCAGCCGCCACGGGCCGCCGACGAAGGCGATCTGGCGGTGCCCGGCCTCGACCAGGTGCCGCAGGGCCAGCTCACCGCCGAGTACGTCGTCCACCGACACCGAGCAGACGTCCGGGCGGGTCGACCGCCGGTCCAGCAGGATCACCAGTACCCCACGGTCGCGCAGCCGGACCAGCCGCTCGTTGGCGTCGTCCACGGGGGTGATCAGGACCCCGCGTACCCGCTGCTCCTCCAGCAGGTCGAGGTAGGCGCTCTCCCGGGCCGGGTCGCCGTTGCTGTTGCAGAAGATCACCGCCATCCCGGCCGCGCCGGTGGTGTCCTCGACCCCCTTGGCAACGTCGGTGAAGAACGGGTTGGCCACGTCGAGCACGACCAGGCCGATGGTGCGGCCCCGCCCCCGGCGCAGCTGCCGGGCGGCGTCGTTGGGGACGAAGCCCAACGCGTTGATCGCGGCCAGCACCCGGGTGCGGGTGGAGGCGGCGACGATGTCGGGCCGGTTCAGGACGTTCGACACGGTGCCGACCGAGACGCCGGCCTGGGTCGCGACGTCCCGGATGCTGATCGTGGGGCCCGCCACCGCCCCTCCTCCCCGCCACCCACCTGAAACGTGTCAAGAGTACGTGAGGATCTCCGCCGCACCGCCGTCCATCCGGTCGGATTGCCGCCTGCCATCGGGCCGACCGGAACGCTAGGCTGAGCGCCGACGTCGGCAAGCGCTTTCCGGGAAGGGGTAGGCGGATGGGCGAGGACCGGACCGGGACCCGGCTGCGGGTACACGGCGAGACCGTCGCCGAGTACGTCGTGGCACCCGAGATCGACCCCCGCTGGGGGCCCCGGCCCCACCTGCATCCGGTCCGGACCCTCGGCGGCCAGCCGGTCACCGACACGCTTCCCGAGGACCACCGCTGGCATCTCGGCGTCTCCGTGGCGATGCAGGACGTCGCCGGCCACAACCTCTGGGGCGGCCGGACCTACGTCCGCGACACCGGCTACACCTGGCTCGACGACCACGGCCGGATCAGCCACGACGCCTGGACGCGGCGGGCCGACGACGGCTTCACCGAGCGGCTACGCTGGCTCGGCCGCTCCGGCGAGACGCTGCTCACCGAGGACCGCACGGTGGTGGCGGGGCCGCTCCCCGGCCGGTCCGACGCCTGGTCGCTGGGGGTGGCGTACACCCTGACCGCCCCGGCCGACCGGGACATCACCCTGGGTAGTCCGGCCACCAACGGACGGCCGGGCGGCGCCGGCTACGGCGGGTTCTTCTGGCGGGCGGCGCCGGGCCGGGCCGACACCTTCACCGCCGGCGCCGACGGCGAGGATGGGGTCAACGGCTCGACCGAGCCGTGGCTGGCGTTCGTGGGCAGGCCCGCCGACGGGAACCCGTACACGCTGATCTTCTCCGGGCTGGGGGAGGGCGACCACTGGTTCGTGCGGACCGGCATCTACCCCGGGGTGTGCGTCGCGCTGGCGTTCGAGCGGCCGCTGCCGATCCCGGCCGGCACGGCCGTGCACCGCCGGCACCGGGTGGTGGTCGCCGACGGGACGCTGCACCGGGCCGAGGCAGCCGACCTGGCTGGACCGACCTGACCGGTCGGGCCGGCATGACTGGCTGGACCAGCGTGACTGGCTGGGCGGGCGTGACTGGCTGGGCGGGCGTGACTGGCTGGGCGGGCGTGACTGGGTGGGTTGGGCTGGCCAGGGCGGAGCGGATCGGGCTCTTGCGGACCAGGGTCAGGCGTCGGCGCGCCAGCCGGGGTCGCGGCCGAAGGCGGCGATCAGCCGGTCCTGCTCGCTGGCGCCGGCCGGCACCGGCACCCCCTCGTCGGTCAGGCCGCCGGACCGGTACATCCCGACCCGGTCGGCGAACCAGGTCGCGCACTCGCGCACCGCCCCGCCGTCCAACTGCGGCGGAGCGCCCAGCCCCATCGCCAGGTCCCAGCCGTGCACCAGGTGCTCCGCCAGCAGTTGGTGCAGGTACTCCGCGCCGACGGTGGGACCGATCGACAGCTGCACCGTCCGGTCCAGCACCGCCGGGTCGTCCACCGCCCGGGCCGCCGCGTCGGCCGCCTCCCGGGCCGCGCCCGCCGGGTCCGCGCCGAGCACGTCACCGGCGAACCGGTCACCCACCTCGGCGAGCGTCGCGCCGGCGAGCAGGGGTACGGACCACAGCTGCTCACCGACCACGTGATTGACCAGGGTGCGGACGTCCCAGTCGGCGCACGGGGTGGGGGCCGCCCACTGGTCGAAGCCGACCTGGCCGACCCGGTCGGCGAAGTCCGCCAGGCTCCACCGGTACGCGGTCAGCAGGTTCATGAGCCCGATTCTGCCCCGTCCGGCGGAGGATTTCAGTCCAACTGCTCGGGCCGCAGCCCCAGTTCCCGCGCGGTGGCGAGCCGGACCCACTGGGCGAAGGTGCGGCGGGAGATCACCCGGTCGTGCACGGCGACCTGGACCGCCAGCCCGTCGATCAGGCCGTTGATCCGCCAGGCCGCACCGGACGGGTCGTCGCAGTCGAAGACGCCGTCCCGGACCCCGTCGGCGATCACCGCGCCGAGCGCCTCGGTCCGGCGCAGATCCAGCCGGCGGGAGACCCGCTCCAGCTCGGGGGTGCGCAGTGACTCCGCCCAGCCGTCGATCCACATCGGCCAACACTTCGACCGCCCGGTCGGGGCGTACAACCGGAGGATCTTCTTCAGCTTCATCAGTGGGCCGGCGGCGGAGCGGAGCACCGCGTCCAGCCGGGCCAGATCCCGCTCGGCCGCGTAGGCGAAGGCCTGCGCGAGCATCCGCTCCTTGGTCGCGAAGTGGTAGAAGACCAGAGCCTGACTCACCCCGGCGGCCTGGGCCACGTCGGCGGTGCGGGTGTTCGCCAGTCCTCGCTCCACAATCACGTCACAGGCGGTGCGCAGCAGCGCGTCAAGGCGGACCTCGGCCGCACGTCTTGTCACGCGGCTACGTTAGCCCATTGAGATGATCACGATACGTCACCAACGGGTCAATGTCCCTCGACGCTGGTCGGATCTGGGACAGCCAGCTCAGCGCGGCGCCGAGGACAGGTCGACGGGCCGGCCGGCACGTCCGGGCGGGACGGTCCAGCCCGGGCGGACGGTGCGCCGACCGTCCGCCCGCCGATCGACGATCGCCGCTGTGTCGTGGGGGCTCCGGGCACGCCCGCCGGTCGGCACCCCGCATATGGCGACGGGCCTCCTGCATCGGCTCGCCGAAGTCGCAGGCCGTCCCCCTTCGGTCCAGGTTCCTAGGACGATATATCGACGGTGTGAGCGAACACCGGACCCGATCCGACGCCCGCCGAGGGATCCGGACATGGGGACTCGCCGCCGCCACCCCGAGTTGGCACTCCCTCGCGGGCTCGGCTAAAGTTCTCATCCGTCACCCGGGAACACCGAGCGACATGCGGACGTAGCGCAGCTGGTAGCGCATCACCTTGCCAAGGTGAGGGTCGCGGGTTCGAATCCCGTCGTCCGCTCGGAGATGCCGCCATGTACGTCGGGGGCTACCTCGGTGGAGTGGCCGAGAGGCGAGGCAACGGCCTGCAAAGCCGTGTACACGGGTTCAAATCCCGTCTCCACCTCGCACACTAGGGCGATTGGCGCAGTGGGAGCGCGCTTCCTTGACACGGAAGAGGTCACTGGTTCAAACCCAGTATCGCCCACAGGGTATGTACGCAGTTCAGGCGACCCGTTATCGGATGTCCGGTAACGGGTTTTCTGCTGTCTGGGTCCTTACGCGGGGAGCGTGGGGGGAGCGGGGCCGCTCCCTGGGGGTGACAGCTTCCGTTAACCGATTGTCCTGCTCCCTGGTGAGCACTTCCTAGTTGCCAAGGTTGTCACCGGCGGCTGGCCGTGGGGTGCGTTCCCAGCGTGCCTGTAGTCGGTCGACGAGGCGTTGCTCGACGAGAGGGCTGACGTGGCTGTAGATGCCTCGGATGCCGGGTAGCCGGTGGCCGAGTCGTTTGGCTTGGGCGACCTCGGGGACGTCGTCTTCGATGAGCCAGGTCTTGTGGCTGTGTCGGAGGTCGTGGAAGTGCAGTCCGCGGATGATGGCGGGGATGCCGGTGGTGGGGTTGCCGTCGGTGGCGGGGCGCCAGTGGCGGCGGTGGAAGCTGGAGCGGCGGTGCAGGCCGCCGTCGCGGCCGGTGAAGACGTGGTCGTGGTCGTGGTTGTCGAGGTGGGTGCGGAGCAGTTCGATGAGGAACGGCGGCAGGAGGATGTCGCGGACCGCGGCCGGGGTCTTGGGCGGGCCGAGGGTGAGGTGACCGCCGACCTCGTGCAACGCGCCTTCGTCGGGGTCGATGAGGATGCGGCCGTCGCCGAGTTTGCAGTTGGGCCGGCGCAGGCCGGCCAGTTCGCCCCAGCGCATGCCGGTGTAGGCCGCGGTGATGATCATCGTGTCGTTCGGTGGGGTGATGCGGCTGGCGATCTCGTTGACCTGTGTCGGGTTGGCCCAGGGCCGTTCTGGGCGGTGCAGGGAGGTGTTGCGCAGCCGGCGGCAGGGGTTCATGGTGATGCGGCGTTCCTCGACGGCTTCTCCCATGACCATGGAGAACAGGCTGAGGATGCTGGCGACGGTGGAGTCGGCGCGCCGCTGGTTGAGGTCTTTGACCCATCGTTTGACGGCCATCCGGGTGATGGCGTTGAGGGGGGTGTCGCCGAAGCGGGGCAGGATGTGGATGTCGAGGTGTGAGCGGTAGCGTTCGAAGGTCGACGCGCCGACGTCGTGGGCGTCGAGCCACTGTTCAACCCATTCGTTGAGGGTGATCCTGCCGTGTTCGGGGTTGATGAACACGTCGCGCTGCTGGTCGGTTTCGATCGCGTTCGCGCGGGTGCTGGCGGCCGTTTTGGTGGGGTGGGCGCTGTCGGTGGCGACGCTGCCGTCGGGGTTGCGGAACCTGACGCGCCACATGTCGCCGCGCTTTTCGACCCAGGCCATGCTGGTGTCCCTTTCCTGTTGCCGTTGGGTGGTCCGGCCCGCGTCCCGGGGCCGGACCACCATGGACGCTCCCCGTGTCAGTGCGGGTCAAGCCCTGCCGACCGGCGCTGATGGTGATCACTGGCGGTGCTGCCCCGGCGGGGTTCGCGCGCCGGCCTTGATGATCATTTCCAGGTCGGTGGGGGAGAACCGTAGGTGTTTGCCGATGAAGGTGCAGGGGATCGAGCGTGCGGTGGCCTTCCGACGCAGCCACGATGGGCTGATCTGCAGGAGCGCGGCGGCCTGGTCGGCGGTGTAGAGACGAGGCTCCGGGCCGGGCTGGTTCGTCGGTGTTGGCGTATCGCTCACCGGCACGGCCCGTCTTGCCGAGGCGGGTCTTCCAGGTCTGGCCAGTGTGAGAGCAGCCGCCGTTTGGCGATCGCGGCGTACTGGCTGCTCAGGTCGACGCCGATGTAGGAGCGGCCCAGGTGCAGGGCGGCGAGGCCCGTGGTGGCGGCGCCGCTGAACGGGTCGAGGACGACGCCTTCGGGGCGGCATCCGGCGGCGATGCACCGTAGCGGGATCTCGATCGGGTAGGCCGCGAAGTGCGCTTCCTTGAGCGCCCGGGTGGGGTAGGGCCACACGTCGCCGGGGTTCTTCCCACGTGGTCGGGTGGGGTCGGTGTCCCGTGCGCGGTGGCCGCCTGGTCCGGGCCGGCTGCCGGTCGAGGTGCGCAGCCGACGATCGTGGGGGTTCTTCAACGGGATGCGGATCGCGTCGAGGTCGAAGTAGTAGCGGGGGCTGCGGGTGAGCAGGAAGACCATCTCGTAGGTAGTGGTCAACCGGTCGCGGGCGGAGCTGGGCTGGCCGTTGGTTTTCGCCCAGACCGCCGCGTTGCGCAGGATCCACTTGTTCGCCTGCAGGGCCAGGGCAACCCTCCACGGGATACCGATGAGGTTCTTCGCGGGCAGGCCAGCGACGGCTCCGGGCGTCCACTGCCGGTGGTTGTAGTTGCCGCCGATGACGCTGCGGGTGCCGTGCGGTCGCGCGGTGCGCGGGCCGGTGCCGGCATAGGAGTCGCCGAGGTTGAGCCACACCGTGCCGTGCGGATGCAGGACGCGGCGGGCCTGGTCGAACACCGCCACGAGGCGGTCGACGTACTCGCCGATGGTGGGCTCCTGCCCGTACTGGCCATCGGTCCACACCGCTTCGCATGCCGGACAGGTCCGCGGCTGGTGCGGGCCTGCCCGGCTCGGCGCGGCGTCGTGGCCGCAGTCGGCGCGGCCCCCGTTCCACCGGCCGGTGTCGTAGGAGCGAAGCCCCCAATAGGGCGGGGAAGTGACGATGCAGTCCACCGACGCGTCGGGCAACGCCGCGAGCACCTCGTGCGCGTCACCGACGTGCAGGCTGACCGGGCCGGCACGCCACCACGGGGCCGGCTCGGGCGTCGGGGTCAGGGGCGGGCTCGTCATGCCGCACCTCCGGACGCGCCGTCGCGCCCGGCGCTGCCTCCCGGTCGTGCGGCGGACGGTCGTGCCTGGAGCTCGCTGTCGGCGAGTGGGGTTCGGAGGATCAGGACGTCTTCGTGTTGGAGGAGCCATTGCGGGTCGCCGGTCGCGATGGCGTCGCGGATGTTCTTCTGCTGGAAGAACGAGGCGCGGGGGATGATCACGCCGTCGCGGACGCCGCAGATGAGAGCGACGCACTCCTCGACCAGTTCCAGGCCGGCGTTGACTCCGGCGGCGGTGACCATGCCGGGGATGTCGATGAGTTCGCCGTGGCGGCGGTAGGGCCGGGCCGTGACGACCACGTGCCCGCCGGAACGCAGCAGTTGGCGGCAGCCGGTGAGGATCGCGGTGAACCCGTCGGCCAACTCGCCCTGGTCGCGGTAGGCGAGGTTGTCCGCGTCGCCGTACTTGTGGTGGATCTTGCGGACCTTGCCGCGTCTCGGACCGGGCGTGCGGACGTGCCCGTGAGTAGACGACCCGTACGGCGGTGAGGTGATCACCAGCGAGACCTGGCCGCGCATGCTCGACGGCAGCAGCGACGGCAGCGTGGTGGAGTCACCGTGGCAGATCTCGCCCCGACCGGGGGCACCTGCCTGTTCGGCCCGGCGGATGTTGTCGGTCGCGTGGGCGACCCACCCGGGTTCGTACTCGACCCCGATCCCGTGACGGCCCAGGTACATGGCCTCGATGACGGTGGTGCCGATACCGGCCATGGGATCGAGCACCACGTCGCCAGGTTGGGTGTAGGTGCGGATGGCGTACCGGGGGATGGTCGGCAACATCTTGCCCGGGTGGGTCATAGAGTCACGGGTGTAGCGGCCCCGCCGCAGGTCACGCGACGGAGCTTGCCCGGTGAGCCAGACCGCGCCCAGGTAACCCTCGGCGAGCAACGCCGCGAGGTCCGGCTCGTCGCGGTGCGGCAGTTCGCAGTCGTGGGAGCTGGCGGTGCGCCACGACGGGCGAGGCTCAGACACAGGTGTTCTCCTCGCCGGTGGCGGTGGTTCCGAATGCGAGCAGGTGCTGGACGGTCGGCAGGTGACGGCCGGTGAGCAGACCACGCCCGTCGTCGGCTTTGCCGGAGTGTTCGGGGGAGGTACGGGTCTCGTGCTCGGGCAGCGGGACGAGGACGGCGGGAATGTGCTGGTGGTAGAAGAGGCCCGCGGCCCGGGCAGCGGCGATGACCGACGCGCGATCGCCGCCCCCGTCCGCCTGAACCTGCCCACTGATGAGCCTGACAAGCAGGAACCCGCCGGGGCGCAGCAGCGAACGCCACCTACTCATCGCCGAGGCCGCGCCGGCCGTATCGAGGCGCTGTCCAGTTCGCGGCAGCGTCACGAGGATCAGGCCGACGCCCCGGCCGGGTCGGCGTGCCACGCTGCGATTCCTGCGGACGGGCTCGGATGACAGCAGCCGCACGCGCAGGCCACGGCCACCGGCCACCAGCCGGGCCGGCACCCGGTGCAGGTAGGTGGCCGCAGAGATGGCGGTCGGGTGGGCCTCCAGGTCGAGCACCACGTCACCAACATCGGTGTAGCGGCGGATGAGGTAGGCCAAGTGGCGTGGGGACAGGCCATGCCAGTCCGGCACCGCCGATCCGGGCGTGCGGGAGACGCCGATAGAGGGAAGAAGTAGACCGACCGGTACCGGCTGCAGCCGGTCACCGGGGGTGGAAATGCGTGGCTTCGGCATGGGCGTGTGGGCCACGTCCGCCGACGAGCGCTGACACTAGGGGATTACAGATCCGAGCCCTGGATTGGAACCCAAGCCGGTTCTGTTCATGACTCCCGGCTCCAGAGGTGACTGAACACGGGGCACCAACAACATCCTGCCGATACCGATGTTCGCGACTCTTGACGCCACCGCCGGTCGCGACCGCCTCACCTGCCACCAACGATCTGCCGCTCACACACGGTCACAAGCAGCCGGGGGCGGGCCCGCCTTACCTGCGGCATGAGCGGATGCGGCTTGGTCGTTTCTGATGGAGCTATTGAAGGTGCGGGCTGTTCCTCGGCGAAGAGTTAACTGGCGGTACGGACCGATCGCAGGCTCGGCTGAACTTTCAAACCGGGATGGACAGGTAACCGGCGTGTACGCCAAGATCGAGTCGTGGCGGCCAACGACGTTCCCGGCGGACGGTTCCTCGATCCTGGTCGATCACTGATCACATACACCGACCTTGTCTATGTCCTGTGTCCGGCCTGCGGGGGGCAGGCCACGGTCGTCCCACGCCCCGGCCTGCCCGCGTTGCGCTATTACACCGAGTTACGGTTCCGGCCCCGCCGGTTGGTTTGCAGCCAGTGCGGCGCTACCCGGGACTGGGTCGCCCCGCAAACGCAGAGGAACGGCGGGGCGCTGATCGGCGTTGCCCTCAGCGGCCCCAAGGACCCGTTCTTCGGCCGGCCCCTCTGGCTGCAGACGCCCTGCTGCGGACATCTGCTCTGGGCCTACAACGCCAGCCATCTCGACGTGCTCCAGTCCTACGTCGCCGCCGACGTGCGCGAACGCATCGGACCAGCGTCGAGCATGCTGGGCCGCCTTCCCGCTTGGATCAAGAAAGCCAACCACCGAAGCGAAGTCCTGCGATCGATCGATCGTCTCCGCGGCCAGCTGCGTCGGCCGTCAGCGGATGACCGACCTGCTACCTCGTACGAGCGACCAGAAGACTGCGGACCCCGCCCCAGCCGCGAGTTCTACTTCCGGCCCCCCTATTGAGCCCGGCCGGCTCCGCATCCGACCGCACCGACATCACCTCGATCGGCGGGCTCGGGTCGCGGTTACCCTCTGGGCAGTCCCGCGACATCGTGGAGATCAGGGTCTGGGTGGATGACTGGCAGATGCAGTGCTGTGGCGAGCCGTTCACGGTTGGCGATCGAGTCTCCTGGAGGCTACGAGACCTGGACCCCGAGTGGCCTGGGCTCGTGCTGGGCAGCGAGCTGGCCCGCGGCGTTGACAAGGCCGAGGAGCACCACGGAGGCCTGAGCGAAGGCGCGGTCCCGGTCGTGGGGGTTGTTGCTTCGATCCATGCCGTGCACTGTCGGTATGCCCCGCTGCCCGACCAGCCTTCCACTCACCTCTTCCCCGTTCCCGGATCCGGCACCATGAGCTCGGTTCGGTCCGCGGACGGACGGACCCGGACCAAGATGGCCTTAGGTTCGCCCGATACGTGGTCCAGTTGACCGGCGGGTAGAAGGACGACCGCCCGGCATCCGCACAAGCTACAGCCAGGCACTGAACTAGATAACTCAGCGTAGCGATCAGATCGCGGCGGATCCGGTCCCCCTGGTCATTGTCATATGGCCCCGATCGATGATCACGTCGGGCTGCCGGTACGTTCGGGCGATGCGTCACGAACCCGCGGAGTCGCTGGCAGCGATGGTGCTGTCGTACCTCGATGACGACGAGGTGGCTCTGCTCCCGGACGACCCGGTGACGGAGGTGCGTCTGAATACGTGGTCGTACAGCGTCGGCGCGGGGGCCGTGGATGTGCCCGCGGTCGTCGCGGCGCTCGATGTCGTCGCGGCGGCCTTGCGTCAGCGTCTGGCCACTCGTAGTTCGGGGACGTTCTACGCGTGGTACGACGAGCAGGCGGGTGCACTGAGGTGTTCGCTGTCCTCATTCCCTCCGGCAAAGCTCCCGTTCCGAGCGCCTTACCTCGTGACCAGCGACGCGGTGGCGGTCGTGCAGTTAGCCGCTGCGGACGCCGAGCCGGGTGTCGTCTCGTGCAGCGAGCTGGTCGACGTTACGGACGATGCCGCAGGCGCAAGCATGCCGCAGGAGCAGCCACCACCACCGCTCCCGGTGTG from the Solwaraspora sp. WMMD1047 genome contains:
- the rhaI gene encoding L-rhamnose isomerase; protein product: MTQPVSPPPAVRAALRAQRIEVPSWAYGNSGTRFKVFAQAGVPRTPQEKIADAARVHAHTGIAPIVSLHIPWDRVDDYGELASYAADHGMRIGAINSNVFQDDDYRLGSVTHPDPRVRRKALDHLLECVDIMDATGSRDLKLWFADGTNYPGQDSIRARQDRLAQALSAVYDRLADGQRMLLEYKLFEPAFYTMDVPDWGTAYAHCRRLGPKAQVVIDTGHHAPGTNIEFIVAFLLREEKLGAFDFNSRFYADDDLMVGAADPFQLFRIMHEIVLADALRPESGVNFMLDQCHNIEPKIPAQIRSVLNVQEATAKALLVDAGALAAAQAAGDVLGANGVLMDAYHTDVRPMLRELRTELGLDPDPMAAYARSGYQEKIAAERVGGRQAGWDA
- a CDS encoding L-rhamnose mutarotase; protein product: MRRVCFVLRVRPDLLAEYRRRHAAVWPEMLTALRAAGWHDYSLFLHDDGLLVGHFRTADLAASLAAMERTEVNARWQAEMAPFFVGLDGRRPDEGFPVLDEIFNLDDQLAAIDGDPAAGSEPPPAPQPREA
- a CDS encoding substrate-binding domain-containing protein; translated protein: MAGPTISIRDVATQAGVSVGTVSNVLNRPDIVAASTRTRVLAAINALGFVPNDAARQLRRGRGRTIGLVVLDVANPFFTDVAKGVEDTTGAAGMAVIFCNSNGDPARESAYLDLLEEQRVRGVLITPVDDANERLVRLRDRGVLVILLDRRSTRPDVCSVSVDDVLGGELALRHLVEAGHRQIAFVGGPWRLEQVRDRWTGAVRALRDAGRDEGDLRRFDTPSLTVAAGRDAAARILGQPRSGRATAVFCANDLLALGILQELTRQQVRVPEEIALVGYDDIDFAAAAAVPLSSVRQPRQRLGQTAAQLLLDETEDPTGHRHQQVVFEPELVVRESSRYARPAG
- a CDS encoding PmoA family protein codes for the protein MGEDRTGTRLRVHGETVAEYVVAPEIDPRWGPRPHLHPVRTLGGQPVTDTLPEDHRWHLGVSVAMQDVAGHNLWGGRTYVRDTGYTWLDDHGRISHDAWTRRADDGFTERLRWLGRSGETLLTEDRTVVAGPLPGRSDAWSLGVAYTLTAPADRDITLGSPATNGRPGGAGYGGFFWRAAPGRADTFTAGADGEDGVNGSTEPWLAFVGRPADGNPYTLIFSGLGEGDHWFVRTGIYPGVCVALAFERPLPIPAGTAVHRRHRVVVADGTLHRAEAADLAGPT
- a CDS encoding TIGR03086 family metal-binding protein; this encodes MNLLTAYRWSLADFADRVGQVGFDQWAAPTPCADWDVRTLVNHVVGEQLWSVPLLAGATLAEVGDRFAGDVLGADPAGAAREAADAAARAVDDPAVLDRTVQLSIGPTVGAEYLHQLLAEHLVHGWDLAMGLGAPPQLDGGAVRECATWFADRVGMYRSGGLTDEGVPVPAGASEQDRLIAAFGRDPGWRADA
- a CDS encoding TetR/AcrR family transcriptional regulator → MTRRAAEVRLDALLRTACDVIVERGLANTRTADVAQAAGVSQALVFYHFATKERMLAQAFAYAAERDLARLDAVLRSAAGPLMKLKKILRLYAPTGRSKCWPMWIDGWAESLRTPELERVSRRLDLRRTEALGAVIADGVRDGVFDCDDPSGAAWRINGLIDGLAVQVAVHDRVISRRTFAQWVRLATARELGLRPEQLD
- a CDS encoding site-specific integrase codes for the protein MAWVEKRGDMWRVRFRNPDGSVATDSAHPTKTAASTRANAIETDQQRDVFINPEHGRITLNEWVEQWLDAHDVGASTFERYRSHLDIHILPRFGDTPLNAITRMAVKRWVKDLNQRRADSTVASILSLFSMVMGEAVEERRITMNPCRRLRNTSLHRPERPWANPTQVNEIASRITPPNDTMIITAAYTGMRWGELAGLRRPNCKLGDGRILIDPDEGALHEVGGHLTLGPPKTPAAVRDILLPPFLIELLRTHLDNHDHDHVFTGRDGGLHRRSSFHRRHWRPATDGNPTTGIPAIIRGLHFHDLRHSHKTWLIEDDVPEVAQAKRLGHRLPGIRGIYSHVSPLVEQRLVDRLQARWERTPRPAAGDNLGN
- a CDS encoding helix-turn-helix domain-containing protein yields the protein MSDTPTPTNQPGPEPRLYTADQAAALLQISPSWLRRKATARSIPCTFIGKHLRFSPTDLEMIIKAGARTPPGQHRQ
- a CDS encoding site-specific DNA-methyltransferase, which produces MTSPPLTPTPEPAPWWRAGPVSLHVGDAHEVLAALPDASVDCIVTSPPYWGLRSYDTGRWNGGRADCGHDAAPSRAGPHQPRTCPACEAVWTDGQYGQEPTIGEYVDRLVAVFDQARRVLHPHGTVWLNLGDSYAGTGPRTARPHGTRSVIGGNYNHRQWTPGAVAGLPAKNLIGIPWRVALALQANKWILRNAAVWAKTNGQPSSARDRLTTTYEMVFLLTRSPRYYFDLDAIRIPLKNPHDRRLRTSTGSRPGPGGHRARDTDPTRPRGKNPGDVWPYPTRALKEAHFAAYPIEIPLRCIAAGCRPEGVVLDPFSGAATTGLAALHLGRSYIGVDLSSQYAAIAKRRLLSHWPDLEDPPRQDGPCR
- a CDS encoding DNA methyltransferase; this encodes MPHRDEPDLAALLAEGYLGAVWLTGQAPSRDLRRGRYTRDSMTHPGKMLPTIPRYAIRTYTQPGDVVLDPMAGIGTTVIEAMYLGRHGIGVEYEPGWVAHATDNIRRAEQAGAPGRGEICHGDSTTLPSLLPSSMRGQVSLVITSPPYGSSTHGHVRTPGPRRGKVRKIHHKYGDADNLAYRDQGELADGFTAILTGCRQLLRSGGHVVVTARPYRRHGELIDIPGMVTAAGVNAGLELVEECVALICGVRDGVIIPRASFFQQKNIRDAIATGDPQWLLQHEDVLILRTPLADSELQARPSAARPGGSAGRDGASGGAA